A section of the Mycoplasmopsis synoviae ATCC 25204 genome encodes:
- the rpsR gene encoding 30S ribosomal protein S18: protein MAYNKRKKGYHNKKRTCHFCDNKLTYVDYKNVEDLKKFVNAVGSIKPKVATGNCAKHQRKVTLAVKRARLMALLPFAVARIRVHRSLVSAPASQNTKKVAEKVEKEKAPAA from the coding sequence ATGGCATACAATAAACGTAAAAAAGGTTACCACAACAAAAAAAGAACCTGTCATTTCTGTGACAATAAATTAACATACGTTGATTACAAAAACGTTGAAGATTTAAAGAAATTTGTAAATGCAGTTGGTTCAATTAAACCTAAAGTAGCAACAGGAAACTGTGCAAAACACCAAAGAAAAGTTACTTTAGCAGTTAAAAGAGCTAGATTAATGGCTCTTCTACCATTTGCTGTTGCAAGAATTAGAGTTCATAGATCTTTAGTTAGCGCTCCAGCTAGCCAAAATACAAAAAAAGTAGCAGAAAAAGTTGAAAAAGAAAAAGCGCCTGCTGCTTAA
- a CDS encoding aldolase/citrate lyase family protein, which translates to MSKVSYKLNSWMFCPSDKAKLIEKSLEVSPSVVIYDLEDGIEYGKEDIALENLKSYWNQIKEKDFKKALRVSKESYESSLFFLFKNGLDFDFIIFPKFEDKAELWTLKDILAKYNSKAKLVLMLESKKAIKDLNNLIALLKPEDKFFGFMVGKADLASDYNVEIYSELIESISLKVIQKCLENDFNYIEAPTFELSSEFALIANLNYLKRNGVYCKAIITPKQIAEVNSTLEISSEQIMQAREIISLSKEGAARYNGKMVDEAMAKKARKLLEALGE; encoded by the coding sequence ATGAGCAAAGTATCTTATAAATTAAATTCTTGAATGTTTTGTCCATCAGATAAAGCAAAATTGATTGAAAAATCTCTTGAAGTATCACCTTCAGTAGTCATTTACGACCTTGAAGACGGAATTGAATACGGAAAAGAAGATATTGCCCTTGAAAATTTAAAAAGTTACTGAAATCAAATTAAAGAAAAAGACTTCAAAAAAGCTTTACGTGTAAGTAAAGAAAGCTATGAAAGTTCTTTGTTTTTTTTATTTAAAAATGGACTTGATTTTGATTTTATTATTTTTCCTAAATTTGAAGATAAAGCAGAACTTTGAACGCTAAAAGACATACTAGCTAAATATAATTCAAAGGCCAAACTAGTTTTAATGTTAGAAAGCAAAAAAGCAATTAAAGATTTAAATAATTTAATCGCCCTACTAAAACCTGAAGATAAATTCTTTGGTTTCATGGTTGGTAAAGCCGATTTAGCAAGCGATTATAACGTTGAAATTTATTCAGAATTAATTGAATCTATTTCACTAAAAGTTATTCAAAAATGTCTTGAAAATGACTTTAATTATATAGAAGCTCCTACCTTTGAATTAAGTAGTGAATTTGCCTTAATTGCAAATTTAAATTATTTAAAACGCAATGGAGTTTATTGCAAAGCAATAATTACTCCAAAGCAAATTGCAGAGGTTAATTCTACGCTAGAAATTTCAAGTGAGCAAATTATGCAAGCCAGAGAAATCATTTCTCTTTCGAAAGAAGGTGCCGCAAGATACAATGGCAAAATGGTCGATGAAGCAATGGCAAAAAAAGCAAGAAAATTACTTGAAGCTCTAGGAGAATAA
- a CDS encoding MaoC/PaaZ C-terminal domain-containing protein: MQDATNVSRYKKVGENRYRETTGLYYEDFNVGDVFEHRPGKTILDVDNVWFTLLTLNPQQVHFDQHYASQTEWKKLLVDSTYTLALVTGMSVNTVSGKVVANLGWDKVRLTAPVFAGDTIYAESTVLSKRESKSRPDQGIVTVLTKGINQKNEVVISFERTVLVYKRDNNKIESQTNY; encoded by the coding sequence ATGCAAGACGCAACTAATGTTTCAAGATATAAAAAAGTTGGTGAAAATCGTTATAGAGAAACCACTGGTTTATATTATGAAGACTTTAACGTTGGTGATGTTTTTGAACATCGTCCAGGTAAGACAATTTTAGATGTAGATAACGTATGATTTACGCTTCTTACCTTAAATCCACAACAAGTTCACTTTGATCAGCATTATGCTTCTCAAACTGAGTGAAAAAAACTGCTAGTTGATTCAACTTATACTTTGGCGCTAGTTACCGGAATGTCAGTTAATACTGTATCTGGAAAAGTAGTGGCTAATTTAGGTTGAGATAAAGTAAGGCTAACCGCTCCAGTTTTTGCAGGAGATACCATTTACGCCGAAAGCACTGTGCTTTCAAAACGTGAATCAAAATCACGTCCTGATCAAGGAATTGTAACTGTTTTAACTAAAGGAATTAACCAAAAAAATGAAGTGGTTATTTCATTTGAAAGAACAGTTTTA